The genomic region CTGATGGAGCCTTGACCATTTGAGGGCACTCAAGCCGGTGTCACGGAGGAGTTCATGAAATGGTTGAATTAACTGACCTCGTGAGAGGTTGGAGAGCTTGGCCGCATCGGTGACATTGAGCGGTCCGATGTTTTAAAACAACTAATCCAGCATTTTAAATGGCGACGTTCATTACGTGACCATCATAAATTCTGAATATGTTTAGGAAGTCATGTTTTTATCACTTGGCTCTCCTCTTTCCAGGCCCTCCTGCCCCGACCTCTCTGTTTCAGCCTCCACGCCGTCCCGGCCTCGGCACAGTGGGAAAACCCATCCGGCTCCTTGCCAATCACTTCCAGGTGCAGATTCCCAAGATTGATGTCTATCATTATGAGATCGACATCAAGCCTGAGAAACGGCCTCGGAGGGTCAACAGGTAGGTCTGCCCACAGCTTTGGGAGGGAAAGCTTTTAGAAGATTCACCACTTTGAGCTTTTAATGAGCGTAACATGACATTTTATTCTCCAATGCGGTGACGATACTCGTAAAAACCCCAAAGTTTATTATTTCCCTTCGAATGAGGTCATCCTCAGCACGACTTAAATTAAATTACTGCAACAACGCGAGCGATCGCTCCAGCATGATGATACCCTGGTTTTGTAACTCGGCTGTCAGGTTTTGCATGTGCAGACGACAACAAGGTGTTTCACCTGAAGCTGTGGTGTTAGTTTATTACTGACAGATTCTGGATtaacagtaaataaatatgGAGACAAGCCCAAAGGTCTTGATTGTGGTTGTTCATCCTATTGCTCATGTCCTCCAGGGAAGTGGTGGACACCATGGTGCGGCACTTCAAGATGCAGATCTTTGGAGACCGACAGCCTGGTTATGATGGGAAGAAGAACATGTACACAGCACACCCACTGCCAATTGGAAGAGACAGGGTTGGTCTTTTCCAAGATTAGATTAACAAGATTAATTAACATAAGATCGTTAAGGACTCGCGAATAAAAGACACGTTTCTGTTCGTGTGTTCGGCCAGCAATGCCCTTTTTGACCTCTGTTCTGTCCTTCAGGTGGATCTGGAGGTGACTCTTCCTGGGGAGGGGAAAGATCAGACGTTCAAGGTGTCTCTGCAGTGGGTGTCTGTGGTCAgcctccagatgctgcaggaagCTCTCTCGGGTCACCTAAACGAGGTCCCTGAAGATTCTGTTCAGGCTCTGGACGTCATCACACGACACCTACCTTCCATGAGGTACCGGGGCTCAGAAGCACCAGCCTCGTACATCCAACCCTCATTCTTGCTTCTCATGTCTGCCCTTTTCATCATGTTTCCTGCTGAATCCAACTCAGCAGTGTGACACAAACCCACTGGTCTTTTACCCTTGATACAGTAAAAACAGTTAAATCAGTGGCACAAAATATTGGGGTTTCCTAACGcaattgttttaaacaaatgcttattgctgttttgagtgTTTGATGTTCTTGGCTCACATTCCTCTTTCCTCAGGTATACTCCTGTGGGCCgctcttttttctcccctccagAGGGCTATTACCATCCTCTTGGGGGAGGCAGAGAAGTGTGGTTTGGTTTCCATCAATCCGTCCGTCCTGCGATGTGGAACATGATGCTCAACATTGATGGTAAGTGAAGCTGGAAGGCTCTGGCTTTGTCTCCTGTTAATTTAAGTTGACACCGAATGGTCAGAGTTGCTTTATGGCTGTCATCTGGATTCATGTTTAGTCTTGGTATGAAGTTTAAAGACGAGGTGGGATTTATGTATTGTGTTTTCAGATAGACAAGCAGACTGAAGTTTCAGAACTTGATAAGACTACTATTCACCGGTGTTCACCAAGTTTAAAAGTGGATTTTTACCTTCTTAACTCTACTGTGACCACAAATGTCTGTTATGAGCTGTTTTCTGAGGAGTATCTTGCCTGTTCTTCCCTCAGTGTCAGCAACAGCCTTCTACCGTGCTCAACCTGTGATCGAGTTCATGTGCGAGGTGCTGGATATACAGAATATTAATGAACAGACCAAACCGCTGACAGACTCCCAGCGCGTCAAATTCACCAAGGAGATAAGAGGTGAGCGCGCGCTACTGGTGCCGGTCCACTCATGCTAACGCCAACGGTCACCGACCTCTGAAGCGGGGCCAACACTGACAGACCTGCACACAGTGTGACTCCTGCTGTATCAAATTCCTCAACCAGATTAGAAAGGTGGGGCCTGTGCACGCATGGCTGTTTTTATCTAGCATTCAAGCACCACAGAACCCACAGAGTGCTGAAGTGTGGTCGCTGCTCGTACGGTACCGATTTGCTAAAGCAACTTTTTCAACCTGAGCCGTCTCATGCAGGAACTGCAGATGTTCATTCAACACGTCCTGAATAGagctccttttttcttctgaacACATTCGAGCTCTTCACCAACTTTACTCAACAATGAAACGGGTTTTTTCTAGTATTTGATGTTTTTGGTTGTAGTGAACTGAACTGAGTGGTGACacacccaaaacaaaaaaacctctGAGCTGATATTCAACATAACAGAAACTTTAAACATGAATAAcccttctttttttaacaggGTTGAAAGTGGAGGTCACACACTGTGGGCAAATGAAGAGGAAGTACCGTGTGTGTAATGTAACTCGCCGACCTGCCAGCCATCAAACGTAAGTTGTCTTCATCAACTGTTGTCCTCTCACGTCTTCAGGTGTGTTTGGAACGTTCTACATGCTAAATTGAATAAAACTACAATTTTATACACTGATGTTCTGTATTAATTTGTGTTCCTTTTCTCTACAGTTTTCCCTTACAGCTTGAAAATGGCCAAGCCATGGAGTGCACTGTAGCTCAGTATTTCAAGCAGAAGTACAATCTGCAGCTCAAGTATCCACATTTACCCTGTCTGCAAGTAGGACAAGAACAAAAGCACACGTACCTTCCCCTGGAGGTGAGGCGACACATTCTTTGGTGTCGTTAACTTGCATTTATGGCTCCTCATTGACTGATTAGTTTGATTCATGAGCTGTTCTGGCCTCCTCACAGGTCTGTAACATCGTAGCAGGTCAGCGCTGCATCAAGAAACTGACAGACAACCAGACGTCCACCATGATCAAAGCTACAGCCCGTTCAGCCCCCGACCGACAGGAGGAGATCAGCCGACTGGTGAGTCCTGttctcctgttcctgtcctcTTTGCTGACGCCCTTCTATATTCAGCCTCTCATAATGAGATGAAGATGCATTGGTTTAGCTTAGCTTCATAACTTCTACAACCTTCTCTTAAATGTCCTTTCAGCATGATGGAGgtttctgacaataaaagtTTGGATTAAATTCAACTCTAATGTCTGATGTCCAGGTCAAAAGTAACAGCATGGTGGGGGGTCCAGACCCGTACCTAAAAGAGTTTGGCATTGTGGTGCACAATGACATGACTGAAGTGACGGGACGTGTTCTCCCAGCACCCATGCTGCAGTATGGGGGCCGGGTGAGTACAGACACAGGGAGGGACTGTGGCAGGGTGAGTACTGGGCATGGGCTACACtctggggaggaggaaggggtcAGAATTTTGTGGGGCTGCACAGAGTGACTGCTGTAACACTGTGGGAAGATCcaggtcttggatttctgaggCGATTGGATGTAATGATGCTTAACGCCTACAGGTAGACGTCTATGTGAGGTTGAGATGGAGCCAAATTAGCTCAGTCATTCACTCTTAAGTCACACCGAGCTTGGTTCTTGGATACTTGCGGTCATTAAAATCCACTGATTTCCTTTAAATTTAACCTTCTACTCACCTGTAACGTCACAAACTTATCTTGGAGAGTAAATAAAGTCCTCCCAAGATGCATAGTTTCACTCTAGTAGTAACTTAAGTTTAAGGTCTATTTTCCTGACCTGTGCTGACCTGTTAGACCTGGATCTTTGCCCTGTGGTCACTCTTAGGTGCATCTCTTCAGTTTGGGAACTGCATCTAGCCATTCTGTGACACAGCTTCCAGGAAGGGTAAAAGCAGATGAGAAGCATGTGATGACAGACTGCTGAGATTTACCCGCTGAATTCCACATTGGCTGTTGGGTCATTTCAGATCATTTCATAACGATCAGATTTTCAGAGGGGTTTCGTTGGCACAAGAAATCCCTTTAAAGGTGTTTGTGCAGACGCATCATTTCGACTGCCTTGTTTGCTACATCAGAAGCTGATTTGGGATTCATGGACTGTGTTTGACAGACTTGCTATTGCAGACAATCAGACTCGTTGTCACCCAGCGGACCATTTAACCAGCCGTCTTTAGACTCTGGCCTGTGGGCGAGAGGAAAGGCAAACACTGCTGGTGCTGGAACAGTGAACTTAATGAAGCGCTGCTGCGCTATTATACTTTATAATACAGCATTAAAATAGGAGTTTCCTGTCAAACTGGCAGCCTGAGTTTAGTAAAGATCACAGCATGTTCAAAAGGTTTGACCACTCTCCGGCTGGGACATTGAGTCTAATTGTCTTCTGGTGAAATATCTTTAAATGTACTTGTTGCACATGCATTTATACGTGcacacatcctgctgctgcaaATGATACAGAAAGTGAAAGTGACCACAGCTTGAGATATCTTCCTGTGATGATTGTGCATCTAATGACATCTTAATGACGTTCTGCACAAAGAACTGACTTGTCTAATATAAtctataccgtattttcacgaccataaggcacagtctcagttatgggtgctatttctgtatttaaaacatacacaaggcgcaccgtattattaggcgcatgctaaaacatacagtaaaaaatgacaaaggaAGTTAAACAGTGAGTTtctacacatttattgaacaaactattcattcttccgccacaaaaccatcaaagttttcatcttctgtatctgaattaaacagctgcactatttcaatgtccaacatcccgaattcctcttcttaatcatctgaatcggactcaccgaccggttcccgttcagcgttgattttgtgaaagcttcagtgttttaggtgccaTCAATTTATTATAATATATTTATCAatatattataaggcgcaccatcgatttttgagaaattctgtgttttaggtgcgcctttatagtcgtgaaaatacggtaatcttTTCAAGTAGCTCATTGTGGTCACTTTAGCAGGTTGACTAAAATCGCTTGATCTTACATTGAAATTcagtccttttttaaaaaaattcagcATCTTGTATTGGCAATAATCACGTCGACCAGATTTTTGAGGCACTTTGGCCTGACATGAGTGAGAAAATGGACAAAATGCATTAATGGATTATGAATTATGTTGGTCAGCTTATCCAGCCGGGGGGGTGACTAAGAGCGTAGGGTCTCTCTCCGCAGAACAAAACGGTGGCAACGCCCAACCAGGGCGTTTGGGACATGAGAGGGAAGCAGTTCTACGCTGGCATAGAGATCAAGGTCTGGGCTGTGGCCTGCTTTGCTCCACAGAAACAATGCCGAGAGGATCTACTCAAGTGAGTTATGAGCTAATTTTCTGTTGGTGACTTCATGATTAGAGGAAGTTGCACCATAACAAACAACTCTCTGAAGCTTCCCTAGTGGAACAATGCTGCTCTTTTGTGTCCTTAGTGCAGAAGGCTGCACAAAGATGAACAGCAATTATCAGAATACTGTCTAATTACTTACCGGTACTCAGAAGAGTCCAAATCAGGCAAACAGAAACTTCTTTCTAGCAGGTTCTGATTATTATTACAGCAATAAGTTCTGTCTTTTTCAAACTTTTAAGGCACTCACTTTGGTGCAAAATCTGTTTGTTAGAAATTAGTTGTTGTATATTGAAAAAGCTGTCCTGTTTTCTGATAAGATTTGATTGTTCCTCATGCAGGAGTTTCACTGACCAGCTTCGAAAGATCTCCAAGGACGCCGGGATGCCGATCCAGGGTCAGCCATGTTTCTGTAAATACGCCCAGGGAGCCGACAGCGTGGAGCCCATGTTCAAACACCTCAAGATGTCCTACGTTGGGCTACAGCTGATTGTAGTCATCCTCCCAGGGAAAACGCCAGTCTATGGTTAGATGCTTAGAATCAGCCTTTAGGGACATGTTGGGAATGTCTGCAGGATCATCCACTCTGTGTTTATGTCTCCAGCTGAGGTGAAGCGAGTGGGCGACACCCTGCTGGGCATGGCCACGCAGTGTGTGCAGGTGAAGAACGTAGTGAAGACGTCCCCTCAGACCCTGTCCAACCTGTGTCTGAAGATCAATGCCAAACTGGGCGGCATCAACAATGTCCTGGTGCCCCATCAGAGGTCGGAGTGGATGAATGAGGATGATTTTGTTTATCTTTGTATCACTTTTTAGGATTTTGGTGCCTCAGTCCCAAACTTCATGCCAGTCTTTTCAGACTAGCCCCTAATGTTGTCTTCTGTGGTCCAGGCCCTCGGTGTTCCAGCAGCCTGTCATCTTCCTGGGGGCTGATGTTACTCACCCTCCAGCTGGTGATGGCAAGAAGCCCTCCATCGCAGCAGTAGTGGGCAGCATGGACGGTCACCCCAGTCGCTACTGCGCCACGGTTCGGGTCCAGACGTCGAGGCAAGACATGTCCCAGGTAAACGGGCTTCGATGTGCACGCTCAGCTTTTCAGACATTATTCCCTCCGGCGAAGGACCCGTGTCGTTGACGGTGCTGTAAATATGCTGTTATAGGAGCAGCTCTTCAGCCAGGAGGTCATTCAAGATCTGACCAACATGGTGCGGGAGCTGCTCATTCAGTTCTACAAGTCCACCCGCTTTAAGCCCACACGGATCATCTATTACCGCGGTGGAGTGTCGGAGGGGCAAATGAAGCAGGTGAGGTTGCCTCTTCTACCGCGGCCCTGATCTAACGTTGACCCCCATCATACAGGCAGCTTTGCACAAGATAACTTGCGGGTGTGTTTCCCATCAGGTTGCTTGGCCAGAGCTAATAGCCATCAGGAAGGCCTGCATCAGTCTGGAGGAGGACTACCGGCCGGGCATCACCTACATCGTGGTTCAGAAACGTCACCACACGCGTCTCTTCTGTTCTGACAAAGCCGAGAGGGTATAAAGTTCTGTCTGAGCCGTGAGACTCTTGCGTTGTGTCTCACAACAGCATAAACGTCTTAATTTGTGGTTATTCCTGTAGGTTGGGAAGAGTGGAAATGTTCCAGCAGGCACCACAGTCGACAGCACCATCACACACCCGTCCGAGTTTGACTTCTACTTGTGCAGCCATGCAGGGATTCAGGTGAGGGGTTCCTTTAAAGGATTGAATTATGGGATAATCTCTATGGGATGGTGTATCATGAATTTTATATTTGACATTTAACTTGCTTGGAATGTTTGTTGTTGGTTGTGATTGATGCGGGTGTTTTTACCCCGATGGGTCGTTTAtctcacatttaaaaagagcagACCCACGATAGGTTCTGATAAGCATTATTAAAAGGAGCCTGGAGTAGTGTTGGGAGAGCCGCCGCGTTATTATGGGAGTGTTTGCAGGGTGGGAGTTGTTTCACACGAAGGTAAACTACATCTTTTAAATTAGAAGGGTTATTATCTGTCTCACCCCAGACAGCTGCTGAGTGTCTGTTTCTGGATAAACGTACCTGCTCAGCTGTGGAAGCATTCAATTTAGCTTACGTGTGTTTAGTGCCATTTTTCCAGATGTCATTATGAGCCGAGTACTGACGGCGGGTGGTGTTCTGTCCTCAGGGAACCAGTCGTCCCTCCCACTACCACGTCCTTTGGGATGACAACTGTTTCACCGccgatgagctgcagctcctcaccTACCAGCTGTGCCACACTTACGTCCGCTGCACTCGCTCCGTCTCCATCCCGGCGCCGGCGTACTACGCCAGGCTGGTGGCTTTCCGAGCACGCTACCACCTGGTGGACAAAGATCACGACAGGTGAGACGGCCGATGTCCACAGATGTGATTTCACACATTGGCTCACGTGCAGGAAAGGTCGGATTAAATACAAGGTTCAGTCCAGACTGCTAGTTGTATAAAGTAACTGACCTAACTGGGGTCTGGAGCTCTGTATCAACATCACATAACCTGTACTGTATTTGTGCTCAGTTTATATTTGAATTATAAGCTGGTTGTCATGTTTCCCGCTCACATCAGGTCATTTCTGTGTTGCAGTGCTGAAGGCAGCCACGTGTCTGGTCAGAGCAACGGCCGTGACCCCCAGGCTTTAGCCAAGGCGGTTCAGATCCACTATGATACTCAGCACACCATGTACTTCGCCTGAACTAGTGAGCACATCGACGATCCAcccgcagctcctcctcctttctttttctttttcaagtcTGTTGCCAGTCTCTCTGCTTGTAGTCTCTTTACACTTGATCTTATTTTCTAAATCTGCACCCGAGCGGCACTCGGATGGTGGGGAAACCTGCTGTCTCCTGATGTCCAGCAGGTTTTTGTATTAAggaacaaccaaccaaccagcgtTCCCACTCGAGCTGCCTTTCAAACCAGCAATCCAGTGCTGTGACACCAGCGAGGTGTTTCCAGTacacaaaagaagaaagaaaaaaccaaGTTGAGCCAttattttccttattttctaTTTGAATGTCTGCACTCTTGTGTTGTAAGATACACTGAGCGAGGGAGTGATGTGACACGGTGTGTCAGCACAGCTCTTTAGCTCTCCCAGCTAAGCAGGACTCTTATCTACTTTTACCTCAAAGCCCGTTTGGGCAAAATCTGTCACAAGGTCTCGGGTTTATTGGGTGGTGGGGAGGGAACTCTACCAGAACAGAGATGGAGGGGCATCGACCTTttgagaatgagagagagatatatatctatatacatatattttttccttttaatgagTGTGTTTTACCTTTTCTCCTTTGCCGTCTTTTACAATTAAGGTGACCTGGTTGTCATGCCCACGACTACTTTCCTTCAACGTTGGTGATGAAAATGTagtctgtgtgtgagaatgtgtcTATTTGTATATACATGTACTgctgtaagagtgtgtgtgtgtgtgtgtgtgtgtgtgtttcatggcAGGCCACTGAATTGTAAAGGGAAATCACGGGGATAACTGCTGTAAATGCCTcagatttgttttttatatCCACTCATACAGTACATATAAGCATATATTTACATCTATAAAACAACTTTGAGACGTATGACTTAAACAGGCCTCCTGAAGACCAGCGTGTGGGTATTTGTAGCTTTCCTGGGTCACTTAATAAACATTTGGTTTGAATTGGGTTTGAATCGTTGGCtggcctgctgctggagccggATGGGACGTGCACCTTCGGTAGGGGGTGGCTTTGTTCGTGCCTGGTAACATCTTTGAATCCCCAGAAACAAAAGTGATGGAAGCATTTTCGGTGGGAGGTGCAGTCATGTCTGATATGTAGCATTAGTAACCAGTTTG from Takifugu rubripes chromosome 12, fTakRub1.2, whole genome shotgun sequence harbors:
- the ago4 gene encoding protein argonaute-4 isoform X2, which translates into the protein MEALGPGPPAPTSLFQPPRRPGLGTVGKPIRLLANHFQVQIPKIDVYHYEIDIKPEKRPRRVNREVVDTMVRHFKMQIFGDRQPGYDGKKNMYTAHPLPIGRDRVDLEVTLPGEGKDQTFKVSLQWVSVVSLQMLQEALSGHLNEVPEDSVQALDVITRHLPSMRYTPVGRSFFSPPEGYYHPLGGGREVWFGFHQSVRPAMWNMMLNIDVSATAFYRAQPVIEFMCEVLDIQNINEQTKPLTDSQRVKFTKEIRGLKVEVTHCGQMKRKYRVCNVTRRPASHQTFPLQLENGQAMECTVAQYFKQKYNLQLKYPHLPCLQVGQEQKHTYLPLEVCNIVAGQRCIKKLTDNQTSTMIKATARSAPDRQEEISRLVKSNSMVGGPDPYLKEFGIVVHNDMTEVTGRVLPAPMLQYGGRVSTDTGRDCGRNKTVATPNQGVWDMRGKQFYAGIEIKVWAVACFAPQKQCREDLLKSFTDQLRKISKDAGMPIQGQPCFCKYAQGADSVEPMFKHLKMSYVGLQLIVVILPGKTPVYAEVKRVGDTLLGMATQCVQVKNVVKTSPQTLSNLCLKINAKLGGINNVLVPHQRPSVFQQPVIFLGADVTHPPAGDGKKPSIAAVVGSMDGHPSRYCATVRVQTSRQDMSQEQLFSQEVIQDLTNMVRELLIQFYKSTRFKPTRIIYYRGGVSEGQMKQVAWPELIAIRKACISLEEDYRPGITYIVVQKRHHTRLFCSDKAERVGKSGNVPAGTTVDSTITHPSEFDFYLCSHAGIQGTSRPSHYHVLWDDNCFTADELQLLTYQLCHTYVRCTRSVSIPAPAYYARLVAFRARYHLVDKDHDSAEGSHVSGQSNGRDPQALAKAVQIHYDTQHTMYFA
- the ago4 gene encoding protein argonaute-4 isoform X1; its protein translation is MEALGPGPPAPTSLFQPPRRPGLGTVGKPIRLLANHFQVQIPKIDVYHYEIDIKPEKRPRRVNREVVDTMVRHFKMQIFGDRQPGYDGKKNMYTAHPLPIGRDRVDLEVTLPGEGKDQTFKVSLQWVSVVSLQMLQEALSGHLNEVPEDSVQALDVITRHLPSMRYTPVGRSFFSPPEGYYHPLGGGREVWFGFHQSVRPAMWNMMLNIDVSATAFYRAQPVIEFMCEVLDIQNINEQTKPLTDSQRVKFTKEIRGLKVEVTHCGQMKRKYRVCNVTRRPASHQTFPLQLENGQAMECTVAQYFKQKYNLQLKYPHLPCLQVGQEQKHTYLPLEVCNIVAGQRCIKKLTDNQTSTMIKATARSAPDRQEEISRLVKSNSMVGGPDPYLKEFGIVVHNDMTEVTGRVLPAPMLQYGGRVSTDTGRDCGRGLSPQNKTVATPNQGVWDMRGKQFYAGIEIKVWAVACFAPQKQCREDLLKSFTDQLRKISKDAGMPIQGQPCFCKYAQGADSVEPMFKHLKMSYVGLQLIVVILPGKTPVYAEVKRVGDTLLGMATQCVQVKNVVKTSPQTLSNLCLKINAKLGGINNVLVPHQRPSVFQQPVIFLGADVTHPPAGDGKKPSIAAVVGSMDGHPSRYCATVRVQTSRQDMSQEQLFSQEVIQDLTNMVRELLIQFYKSTRFKPTRIIYYRGGVSEGQMKQVAWPELIAIRKACISLEEDYRPGITYIVVQKRHHTRLFCSDKAERVGKSGNVPAGTTVDSTITHPSEFDFYLCSHAGIQGTSRPSHYHVLWDDNCFTADELQLLTYQLCHTYVRCTRSVSIPAPAYYARLVAFRARYHLVDKDHDSAEGSHVSGQSNGRDPQALAKAVQIHYDTQHTMYFA
- the ago4 gene encoding protein argonaute-4 isoform X3, whose protein sequence is MEALGPGPPAPTSLFQPPRRPGLGTVGKPIRLLANHFQVQIPKIDVYHYEIDIKPEKRPRRVNREVVDTMVRHFKMQIFGDRQPGYDGKKNMYTAHPLPIGRDRVDLEVTLPGEGKDQTFKVSLQWVSVVSLQMLQEALSGHLNEVPEDSVQALDVITRHLPSMRYTPVGRSFFSPPEGYYHPLGGGREVWFGFHQSVRPAMWNMMLNIDVSATAFYRAQPVIEFMCEVLDIQNINEQTKPLTDSQRVKFTKEIRGLKVEVTHCGQMKRKYRVCNVTRRPASHQTFPLQLENGQAMECTVAQYFKQKYNLQLKYPHLPCLQVGQEQKHTYLPLEVCNIVAGQRCIKKLTDNQTSTMIKATARSAPDRQEEISRLVKSNSMVGGPDPYLKEFGIVVHNDMTEVTGRVLPAPMLQYGGRNKTVATPNQGVWDMRGKQFYAGIEIKVWAVACFAPQKQCREDLLKSFTDQLRKISKDAGMPIQGQPCFCKYAQGADSVEPMFKHLKMSYVGLQLIVVILPGKTPVYAEVKRVGDTLLGMATQCVQVKNVVKTSPQTLSNLCLKINAKLGGINNVLVPHQRPSVFQQPVIFLGADVTHPPAGDGKKPSIAAVVGSMDGHPSRYCATVRVQTSRQDMSQEQLFSQEVIQDLTNMVRELLIQFYKSTRFKPTRIIYYRGGVSEGQMKQVAWPELIAIRKACISLEEDYRPGITYIVVQKRHHTRLFCSDKAERVGKSGNVPAGTTVDSTITHPSEFDFYLCSHAGIQGTSRPSHYHVLWDDNCFTADELQLLTYQLCHTYVRCTRSVSIPAPAYYARLVAFRARYHLVDKDHDSAEGSHVSGQSNGRDPQALAKAVQIHYDTQHTMYFA